The genomic window TATCCCTCGTCACGATCGCTGTATTTCAACGTTGCGTTTGGCTTATAATTTCGAAGGAGAACCGATTATGATGAAGAGAAGAAAAACCGGCGGGCGCGCTCTCGCCCTCGCGTTGCTGGGCGCCACGCTGCTGCTGTGGGGCTGCGAGAGCCTGGATTTCTCCAACCCCAACGCCCCGATCGTGGACGATGTGACGATCCAGAGCTTGGTGACCGGCGTCGAGGCCGGCATGCGGGTGGATTTGGCGATTTACCTCCGCGTTGTCGGCCTGCTGGGCCGTGAGATCTACTATTTCGAGCCGGCCGATCCGCGTTATACCGGCGAAATTCTTTTCGGCAATCCCGATCCCGGCGGCTTTTTGGTGAACCGGCCGTGGTCCGCACGCTATCGCACCATCGCCAATTGCCGTTTTCTGCTCGATCGCAATGCCGGGCCCGCGGTGGACGGCTTTGCCAAGACCATGTTGGCGTACCAGCTTTTGCTCAACGCCAATTATACCGACGGCAGGATCAAGCTCGATTTCTCCGGCAACCTGGCCGCAAGTTTAACCACCCGCGATCAGGCGCTGGAGGCCATTCACAATCTGCTCAATGACGGCTACAACGATCTGCAAGCCGCCGGCGCGGCCTTTCCGTTCCAGCTCTCGGAAGGCTTCACGGGCTTCGATACGCCGCCGCAATTCGCCAAATTCAATCGCGCGCTGAGCGCGCGGGTGATGGCGTATCGCGGCGACTTCAACCAGGTGTTGCAGGCACTGGCCGCCTCGTTCATCGATGCGGCCGCCGCGATGGATTTGGGCGTCTATCATGTCTACGGCTCCGGACTGGGCGATCAAACCAACGAGATCTTCGAGAACCCGGCAGCGACTTTTGTCAAGCTGATGGGGCATCCCAGTTTGAAAACCGACGCCGAGGCGAATGACCAGCGCTTCGTGACCAAGCTGTTCGTCCGTCCGGCTGCCACCACGTTCGACAATTTGACCACGGATCTGGGCGTCACCATCGCTGCCAGCTCGACCGACCGGCTGCCCATCATTCGCAATGAAGAATTGCTGTTGTTGCGTGCCGAAGCCAATCTCGCGCTCAACAACCTCGGGCAGGCACAGACTGACCTCAACGTGGTGCGTGCCGCTGCCGGTCTGCCCGCAGTGAATCTCACTGACGCCGCGGCCTTGACGAATCAACTGGTTCGGGAACGGCGCTATTCGTTGTTCATGGAAGGACATCGCTGGGTGGATGCGAGAAGGTGGGGTCGCCTGGCCGAGTTGCCGGTCGATCGCGCCAGCGATCGGGTGATTGGCGCAATGCCCACGCCCACCACTGAATCACCGTAATCACCGCGGCCATGCCGGATTCAGCTGACTGCAATCCACCAGCATGCGCGCCAGAGGCGCTGCCCATGCTGGTGGATTTTTTTTGGTGTCCGTCCCAAAACACCACCGCCCGGGCGCTTCGTCATGCGCAAGAGTGAGTTCTGTTTGACTTGTGCACGCTGCGAGGCCAAGCGCCCGGGCGGTTTCTTCATTTCTGGACAGATGCTATTTGGCCAGCAGCAATTTGCTCTCGGCCACTGCCTGTGCGGTTTCAACGCGGGAGAGATAAAGACCGCTGGCAGCCCGGCCGCCGCCCTCGACCGTGCCGTCCCATCTCGCCTGATGCGTGCCCGCGGGCAACGCCTCCGCCACCAGCGTGCGCACGAGCTGGCCGGCGAGGTTGAAAATCTGCAGTTTGACCGGACCGGCCTGCGGCAGGGTAAAAGTGATGGTGGTGCTCGGATTGAAAGGATTGGGATGATTGGCGAGCTGCAAAGTGTGCGGCAGGGGGGCGGAATCGTGCTGCTCCACTGCGGTGGCGCCGCTGAGTGCAACGGTATAGATCCCCTCGCCGCCGGGATTGTCGGAGAAGGCAATCGTGCCATGGGCGCCGGTGCTGCCGCTTGCCACCAGCGTGCCGCCGCGCTTGACCGTGTAATTGCGGTTCGACTTCAGCTCGGTGAGCAGATGCTTCACCGTCTTGTTGCTCTTGCAGGAGTAGCTGAAATTGCCGAGCCGCGTTTCGTTGCGGCTGAAAATCACGGCGCGCTCGCCCTCCAGCAACACACCGGCGTAGCTATCTCCGGAGATGTTTTCGACCGCGGCTGGCGCGCCCATGGTGTTGGCGTCGCCGAGCTGCATGACGGTGAGGAACAATCCCTGCGCCGAGCGGATCTGCAAGGTGTGATCGCTGAGCAGATAGCCGGCCAGCTCGGTGAAGGAGGACGCGCTATAATCGAGACGCGAGCCGTCGGCCCACACCCATTCATAGCCGCTGCCGCCGAACTTGTGGACCGCGGCCTGGGTGGGAAGAACCGAAGTGAGGTACATCTGCCCGTGCGACTTGTCGATGCGGTTGGTCACTTTGAACGTGCGGCCGCTGCCCGTCCAGTGGCCGCTGCCCGCGCTTTGCCAACTGCCCTCCACCGCCGCCACATCGCCCACAGTGTGCAGCACAAAGTACTTTTCCTGCGCCGACTGCACGCGATCCATCACCACCACAAACTCATGGTTCACCGGGCCGCGCAGATACACCACCGCGCGCCGCGCCAGGCTGGCCTTGCTGCCGCCCTTGTAGCTGCGTGTGTAGTTGTAATTGACGTAGTCATGCAGGCCGGGAACATACTCGCGCGCCTCCACCGTGCCGATGTGCGTGTTGGCGCCCTCGACAAAATCTGTCGGCGTGTCGTGCCCGTCGTTGATCGTGCCCATCTCCGGGCTGAGCGCGCGGTCGCCCGCAAGACCCAGGACGTTGTTGAGCGCCAGGCCCTTCCCGTCACTTTGCACGCGCGGAATGCCGTCGCCGGCGTTCTTGGTATTGGCCGCGCTCACCGCCAGCGAACCGAAACGGTGAATGTTGAGCGCACCCATGTCTTCTTCATTGTGGCCGTTGGCATACCAAAACTTCGGGCTGTAGAACTGGACGAGCGTGGCGTCGTTGGCGCCATGATCCGAACGCATGGCGTGGCCCTGCCCGAGATGCACGCTCAGCGGAATGCCGGCTTCTTCCGGCGACTTCTTGGCGACGTGCCGCGTGCCGAACACGAATTTGTAGAAGAAATCGAAAAGATGGCTGTCGTAGTACTCGTACTGATTGACGTCAAGGCCGTACGGACTTTTTTCGCAGAACCAGGCGGCAAAACCGGCGAGATTGGGATCGGCCTGTTGCAGCATGGCCGCCGTGATGTTCATCACCATCGAAGTGGAAGAACTGCGAAACGCCATCACCGTGCTGGTGTTTTGCTGGCTGAAATAGTACTCGCCCTGATAGGGCATCGGCATCATGTGATAGTAGAGATAGTAGGGCGCATAATGCAGCCAGGCGTTGGTGGCGAAGTAATTTTCTCCCATCGCGCTGCCGGCAGCGGCGGCCAGCAACATGATGCCGACGTAGCCATCCATGCTGTAAGAGTCCCCCTCGACCCAGTCGCTCGAGCCTTCGAACAGACGCTCGGCCACGCCCAACTGGCGCTGGAGAAAAACATCTTGAAACGAGTCCATCATCGCCTGCGCTTTGGCAGTGTAGCTGGCGCCCAAGTCGGTGTCACCATAGAAGCTCAGAGCGCCGGCATAGACGTGCACGTTGGCGGCATAGTGATTCTCGAGCTTGACCTTCTCGGAATTGTAACGATTGTTCCACAAGGTGATCAAACGATCGGCGAGCTGTTGCCGCTGCTCCAGGCTCGCCAGCCCGAAGGTCCAGTCATAGACCACCTGCAAAGCCAGGCTTGCCAGGCCGCCTTCCGAAGTGGTGAGATTCTTGGAGCCATGATGTGCCTCGCTCCAATCATTCGGCAGCCGTTGCGCGATATATAACCCCAGACTGATTGCCTTTTGGCCGTAGTCGTTCCGGCCATGTCCGGCAGTGATGCCGGGCACGGTTGCCGGATCGATGCGAGAGAGCAGGGCAAACGAGCGCGCCGCGCCGAACAGCTCGTTCCACTCCGTCAGCGTGCCGCTGCCGGGCGCGACGCTGTAGAACTGGTCCATCGCGTTCACGAACTGCTGAAAATCGCTTTTGTAGTAGCTCTGAATGCGGCTGCGCATCGCCTGCACGCCCTCCGCCGTAACAAACAGCCGCGGATGCTCCTTGCGAGCCAGCGGCGAGTTCGCCGGCGCAGTGAAAGGCGCTGCTTGCAAACCGGCGGCAACCAGTGAAACAGCCATGACCGTCCATAATCTCTTCATGGGATCCTCCAGAAACATCAATGTTGAAATTCGATTCCGTAGCCGGCAGCCAGCGACGATTCCGTATTTGTGTCACGCTAATTCATTGCGGCATCGCGAGTAAGCTCGCCGCCCGGCTGCGGCACATGGCATGGAGTTGAATGCTGGCAGGATGGTCTTGCAAATAGCGTGTCAGACCCAGGGCCGGTCGCGGCAATGGCAGAATTTGCAGCAGAGAAGGCAGGAATTTAACTCACGTCAAGGGGGAAGCACTGGTACAATTCAGGGTAACAAAGCACCAGGTTTTGCCGGCTGGCGCACCGCCACCAGATCCGAAAAGATGGTGTCGAATTCGTCGATGCGGTTTGCCCAGGTGAATTTTTCCATGGCCGCGGCCAATTCGCGGCGCACATGATCGAGATTACGGTATTCGCGCAACAAGTGGCGGAGCTTGTGATCCATTTCTGCCGGAGACTCATAGAGAAATTGGGCGTGGAATTTCGAGGGCAAAATTTCCGGGTAGCTCAGCCGGTCGGGCAGCAGCGGCAGCACATGGCAATACATCGCTTCGGTCACCGAGAAACCGAAATTCTCCTGAATGGCGGTCGACACGACGATATCCGAGCGCGACAGGAAATGGATGTAGTCTTCCACACTCTCGACAAAGCCATAGCGCAAAATTCGTTCGCCCAGCCGTTCCCGTGCAATGATGAACTCCTGCGGGTGCACTTGAAAATTCTCGCCCAGAATGATCAGGCGGAAATCGCAACCTTCCTGCGCCAGGCGGTACAGGGCATTGAAGAAGACCGCCGGCTGCTTGTCGAATTCCCAGCGATGATTCCACAAGATGATGGGCACGGGATTCATGGGAATGTTGGAGCGGGGGAAGTCGGAGAGGTTCAGCCCCATGTACACCACCCGCGATTTGGCGGCGATCAGGTTGCGGGCATGCTCCGGCACGAATTCCGGAATGGTGAGCACGAGCTGGCGCAGCGCCTGATCGAACTCCCGCAAATGATAATGGGAATTGAACAGGCATAAATCCGCGGCGAGCGCCGACACGAGATTCACGAGGCCCAAATCGACTTCCGGTTTTTCGCCTTCCGGGGTGGGATAGGTGATTTGATTTTCGTGCAGAAACAGAATCGCCGGGCAGCGATAGCCGGTGAGCGCCTTTAGTTCCGCGAGATTGATCAAGTCCGTCGCCACGATGAGATCGCAAGCGCGCAGCGCCTCGCCGCAGGTTTCCGCAACGTAAAGCGCGGAGGTGCGCATACGCCACTTCCAGAAGCGGGCGGGAAAGGTGACGGGGATGATTCTGTGCCGGCTGTATTGCATCAATCCGTCGAGAAAGGCCTTGTGCGACCCGCCGTAGAACGATTCAATGAAAACGATATTCACGCGTGCGTGCTCCGCCGTTGAGGAATGAGGCCGTCAGCGGATGATCCGCTCGTGTCCGGCATAAATGACCGCCTGCTCGCCGCGCACGAAGCCGGCCAGCGCCATGCCCGCGGCGCCGGCCAGTTCCACCGCCAGGGAAGAGGCGGCGCTGATCGCCGCCACCAAAGAAATGCCCGCCAACAGCGCTTTTTGCGCCATTTCAAAACTCAGCCGGCCGCTCACCAAAAGTCCGAAATCGGTGAGTGGATAAAACCCCTGCTGCAGGGCCCAGCCCAACGCTTTGTCCACCGCGTTGTGACGGCCGATATCCTCACACACTTTCACCAGCTCACCGGCGTCGGAAAACAAAGCGGCGGCATGCAAGCCGCCCGTGCGGGCAAAATGCGATTGCGCCGCGGCGAGCTTTTCCGGCAGTTGATTGAGCGCCGCTGCCGTGAGGGTGAAATGGCGCTGCAAACTGGGCGCCTGCAAAAAAATGCGCTCGAGCGAGGCCCGGCCGCAAATGCCGCAGCTCGAGGTGGCATAGAGGCGGCGTTGCGCCGCCGCAACCGTTGCGGCGGGCAGGGAGGCCAGCATGCAAACCACAACGTTGGGAATCGGCAGGCCGAATTCGTCGCGCGCCCAATCGATGCCGGGCAGCGGCACGAGGCGGCCGTCGGCGCCGGTGAGCAGACCTTCCGTGAGCAGAAAGCCGCAGGCGAGATTGAAATCATCGCCGGGCGTACGC from bacterium includes these protein-coding regions:
- a CDS encoding DUF3524 domain-containing protein, producing the protein MNIVFIESFYGGSHKAFLDGLMQYSRHRIIPVTFPARFWKWRMRTSALYVAETCGEALRACDLIVATDLINLAELKALTGYRCPAILFLHENQITYPTPEGEKPEVDLGLVNLVSALAADLCLFNSHYHLREFDQALRQLVLTIPEFVPEHARNLIAAKSRVVYMGLNLSDFPRSNIPMNPVPIILWNHRWEFDKQPAVFFNALYRLAQEGCDFRLIILGENFQVHPQEFIIARERLGERILRYGFVESVEDYIHFLSRSDIVVSTAIQENFGFSVTEAMYCHVLPLLPDRLSYPEILPSKFHAQFLYESPAEMDHKLRHLLREYRNLDHVRRELAAAMEKFTWANRIDEFDTIFSDLVAVRQPAKPGALLP
- a CDS encoding RagB/SusD family nutrient uptake outer membrane protein, which gives rise to MMKRRKTGGRALALALLGATLLLWGCESLDFSNPNAPIVDDVTIQSLVTGVEAGMRVDLAIYLRVVGLLGREIYYFEPADPRYTGEILFGNPDPGGFLVNRPWSARYRTIANCRFLLDRNAGPAVDGFAKTMLAYQLLLNANYTDGRIKLDFSGNLAASLTTRDQALEAIHNLLNDGYNDLQAAGAAFPFQLSEGFTGFDTPPQFAKFNRALSARVMAYRGDFNQVLQALAASFIDAAAAMDLGVYHVYGSGLGDQTNEIFENPAATFVKLMGHPSLKTDAEANDQRFVTKLFVRPAATTFDNLTTDLGVTIAASSTDRLPIIRNEELLLLRAEANLALNNLGQAQTDLNVVRAAAGLPAVNLTDAAALTNQLVRERRYSLFMEGHRWVDARRWGRLAELPVDRASDRVIGAMPTPTTESP
- the fdhD gene encoding formate dehydrogenase accessory sulfurtransferase FdhD, yielding MTEAIKAFSVHRLSRGTLHATSDLLAVEEPLEIRLNEQPLAVVMRTPGDDFNLACGFLLTEGLLTGADGRLVPLPGIDWARDEFGLPIPNVVVCMLASLPAATVAAAQRRLYATSSCGICGRASLERIFLQAPSLQRHFTLTAAALNQLPEKLAAAQSHFARTGGLHAAALFSDAGELVKVCEDIGRHNAVDKALGWALQQGFYPLTDFGLLVSGRLSFEMAQKALLAGISLVAAISAASSLAVELAGAAGMALAGFVRGEQAVIYAGHERIIR
- a CDS encoding T9SS type A sorting domain-containing protein → MKRLWTVMAVSLVAAGLQAAPFTAPANSPLARKEHPRLFVTAEGVQAMRSRIQSYYKSDFQQFVNAMDQFYSVAPGSGTLTEWNELFGAARSFALLSRIDPATVPGITAGHGRNDYGQKAISLGLYIAQRLPNDWSEAHHGSKNLTTSEGGLASLALQVVYDWTFGLASLEQRQQLADRLITLWNNRYNSEKVKLENHYAANVHVYAGALSFYGDTDLGASYTAKAQAMMDSFQDVFLQRQLGVAERLFEGSSDWVEGDSYSMDGYVGIMLLAAAAGSAMGENYFATNAWLHYAPYYLYYHMMPMPYQGEYYFSQQNTSTVMAFRSSSTSMVMNITAAMLQQADPNLAGFAAWFCEKSPYGLDVNQYEYYDSHLFDFFYKFVFGTRHVAKKSPEEAGIPLSVHLGQGHAMRSDHGANDATLVQFYSPKFWYANGHNEEDMGALNIHRFGSLAVSAANTKNAGDGIPRVQSDGKGLALNNVLGLAGDRALSPEMGTINDGHDTPTDFVEGANTHIGTVEAREYVPGLHDYVNYNYTRSYKGGSKASLARRAVVYLRGPVNHEFVVVMDRVQSAQEKYFVLHTVGDVAAVEGSWQSAGSGHWTGSGRTFKVTNRIDKSHGQMYLTSVLPTQAAVHKFGGSGYEWVWADGSRLDYSASSFTELAGYLLSDHTLQIRSAQGLFLTVMQLGDANTMGAPAAVENISGDSYAGVLLEGERAVIFSRNETRLGNFSYSCKSNKTVKHLLTELKSNRNYTVKRGGTLVASGSTGAHGTIAFSDNPGGEGIYTVALSGATAVEQHDSAPLPHTLQLANHPNPFNPSTTITFTLPQAGPVKLQIFNLAGQLVRTLVAEALPAGTHQARWDGTVEGGGRAASGLYLSRVETAQAVAESKLLLAK